The nucleotide window GCTAGCATTTTGCTTTCGCTTTTTGGCTTATCTGCTTTCGCTTTTTGAAGATTTATGGCTTGGGTTTTTAAAATATCTAGCTCGCTATCATCTATGACTGGTAGTATTATTGCATTTTGCAAAAAGCCAGCTATGGTGCTGTCATCTAGGGGTTTATCTTCGTCGTCTGCGCTAAATTCTTCTATGATTTTTTCCACAGTTATTTCTGTATCAAATATCTCATTTAGTAGTCTTAAAAACTCATCTTTTAAACAAGAATATGGCTTAATAAAGGCTTTAAATTTATCAAGGCTTTTAGCGTCTAGCTCATTGTCTAATTCCGCATTAGCAATTTTATCCATCAAGCTTTCCAGTTCATTATTTAGTCTTAAATATAACGCTAAGTAATTTTCTTTATCATATTTGAATGGCTCCCAAAATATACCACTTTTCATAGAGTATAAAATAACCATAATTGCCATTGCAGAATTTTTCAAATATTCTGCGCATTCTATAAGCTCATCTATGCAGGTGCTTTCTTGCTCTGTGGTTTCATCTATCTCTTGCCCTATTTCTTGCTCTTGGGCTTTTAGCTCCTCTTCTTTTTTGTCTTCGGATATTGCATTTATGAGTTTATTTACATAATCAGCAAGTTTTGTGAAGTCATCTTTATTACCTAAGGTTAGCTTAAATTTATAATCTTTAATAAAACCATCGCTATATTTTTCGCTTAATATAATCCCACTATCAGTAAAGGATTTTTCAAATTTTATGCCACAAAAATCATCAAAATAAAAAGCCACTCCACCAGTTCCAAAAATACCATCAAGAACAAAAAACATACCATCTTTTGCGCTTCCAAAAACTGTATCATCAACTAACATCATAATCTGGCTTGGCTTTACATCTGTGTCTTTTGCGTAGCTTGCTATTGCATTTTTTGCCTTATTTTCTGGTATATTTGGCCAGATATAAACAGACATATCTGAAAACTTAGGAGGGTTTTTTAAAAGCTCGGTTGTTCTAGGAAACTCCATCTTAAATCCTTAGAAAATAAATTTAAAACAGGAGCAATTTTACAAAAAAAAAAAAAAACGCAAGGGCAGGGCGGGTTATGGTAAATAGCCCTGCTTGTGGTAGGATTTTTTAGTTTAGTGGAGCAGTTTTGGTTAATTTGTTTAGCATAAATTTACTGAATTCTAAAATACGTGCAAATATTTCGCTTCTTAAAAGGTTTTGCAGAGAGCTATTGGATATGTTTTAAGTATTAATATTATCTTTTAAACAATGTTTATAAAATAGAGCTTAAATTTAAAATGTTTTTATCTTATCAATTACTTTTTGGATAATCCAATCGGGTGTGCTAGCCCCAGCGCTTATGCCGCACAGCTTTTTTTCATTAAACCAGCTAGCGTCAAGCTCGCTTTCGCTTTCTATTAGATAGCTGTGGGTGCAGTTTGCCTTGCTGATTAGATAAAGTTGCTTTGTATTTGAGCTATTTTTGCCGCCTATTATTACCATCACATCGGCTCGTTTTGATAGCTCGGCGACGGCCTCTTGATTTTCAAAAGTGGCATTGCAAATAGTGTTAAAAACCCTCACCTCTTTTACGCGAAGCATGAGGTTCGAGGCGATTTGCATAAATTTATCTACTTTTTTAGTAGTTTGGCTTACTAAGGCTACCTTTTGTCCTAGTTTTAATCCGTCTAGTTCGCTTGTCTCTTGCACGACGTGGACTTTGCCATCTTTGGCGTAGGATTTTACCCCTTTTACCTCAGGGTGATTTTCATCTCCAAATATCACTATCGTGTATCCCTCGTCGCTCATTTGCTCGCAAATTTGCTGAGGTTTTGTTACAAATGGGCAGGTTGCGTCTATGACGTCAATGCCTGTGGATTTTAGCTTTGCTAAGTCGCCTTTTGTAATGCCGTGAGTACGGATTATGGCTTGTTTTTCGTTGCTTAGTTCGCTTATGTTTTGTAGGGTCTTTACGTTAAAGTTCTCTTTTAGGCGATTTATTTCTTCGTTGTTGTGTATTAATGGCCCTATCGTCGAGCCCCCTGGGGTATTTTCAGCGATTTTTATGGCGCGCTTTACCCCAAAACAAAAGCCATAACTACTAGCTAACTCAATCTTCAACACTTGCTCCTAAGTCTCGTAAAATCTCACTAAAGTTTGGAAAAGAGGTGGCTATAAACTCACTCTTTTTAATCTCCATGCCGCATAAAAGCCCAAGAATGGCAAAGCTCATGGCTATGCGATGATCTCCGTGGCTGTCTATTATACTCTGTTTTGGGCGCCCACCAGTTACCATAAAACCGTCCTCTAGCTCGCTAGCTTCTATCCCACAAGCCCTAAGTCCAGCTACGCTCACAGCTATTCTGTCGCTTTCTTTTACCCTAAGCTCTTTTGCATTTGTAAGCTCGCTTGTACCGTCTGCACAGGCAAATGCTATGGCAAGCGCTGGGGCTTCGTCTATAAGCCATGAGATATTTTCGCTCACTTTTACGGCTTTAAGCGGCGCATAAGCCACCTCTATGTCGCCTATGCTTTCATATTTTGTGCTTGTTTGGACAAATTTTATCTTTGCGCCCATTTTTTCAAGCACTTTATAAGCCTCTATGCGTGTTTTGTTTAAAAGCATGTTTTTTAGTACGATTTTTGCATCTGGGATTATAGCGGCTGCAACTGCGTAAAAAAACGCCGAGCTAGGGTCGTTTGGTACCTCTATCTCGAGTGGTTTTAGGGCGGTTTTTAGTGGGCTTACTGCAATTTCTGAATTCTCTTTTATTTTTATAGGAGCTTGCATGCCAAGGAGCATTTTTTCGGTGTGATCTCGGCTTAGCTCACTCTCACTAAACTCACATCCTTCACTTAAAAGCCCAGCCAAAATAAGAGCTGTTTTTACCTGTGCGGATGAGATTTGGCTTTTAAATTTAAAATACTTTAACTTATCCCCTCTAATGCTAATGGGTGCTCGCTCACCATCATCTCTACCGTCAATTTTAGCTCCAACTTGAGTAAGCGGCGCACTTACTCTTTTCATGGGGCGAGTGTTTAAAAATTCATCTCCACTTAGGATAAAATGCCCTTTGCAAGCGGACAAAAGCCCTAAAAATAGCCTCATGGCCGTGCCTGAGTTTCCGCATTCAAGTACGCAGGCAGGCTCTTTTATCTGCTCTGGCGGAGTAATTATAAGCTCATTTATATAAAGCCCTTTTAGCTTTAAGCTATCTCCTAGTTTTAGTTCTCTTAAAGCGCCATTTTCATGCACTTCTACCTTGGCGCCTAGGGCTATTATGATGTTTAGGGTATTTAGTGTATCCTCTGCGCTTAGGTAGTTTTTTATTCGGCTTGCTTTATTGCAAAGTAGTGAAAAAATCGCGCATCTATGAGATATTGATTTATCCGAAGCAATTTGGGAAAGCTCTGCGGAAAACGGCTTTTTAAGTGGCTTTACTATCATCTAATGCCAATCCCAAGTTCGCTATTTAAGGATGATAAAATTTTATCCATAAGCTCGGCTACCTCTTCGTCTAAAAGCGTTCTTTCGTTATTTTGGAATGTAAATTTAACGCTTACGCTATTATTATCGCCTAGCTTTTCATCGCTATAAATATCAACTATGTTAAACTCTTTTAGATCGGGTATTTTTAGTGATTTTATGCACTCCGTTACACGAGAAAACTCAAGATTTTTAGGTATAACGAGGCTTAAATCCCTGCTAATGCTAGGAAATTTAGAGTATGGCTTGGCTAGTTTTTTATCAAATTTAAGCGCGTCAAAATCTATCTCGGCTACGTAGGTACGCTCTAAATCACGCTTAGTCTCAACAGCCATATTAATCCGTCCTAAATATCCCACGCATTCACCATTTTGGTGTATGTATGCTTGTTCATATGGGCTTAAAAAGCCGTATTCTTTACTCGGCTTTAGCTCTATTTCGCCTATTACAGTTTGGAGTGAATTTGCAAAACCAAATAGATCAAACTCAGCTGGTTTTGCCCCACTTACTAGCCCTGCTTCGTTTATTTGTCCGCTCGCTATAAAGCCTATTTTTTCTCTTTGTTCACCTTTTTGGCTAAAGACACTGCCTAGCTCAAAAAGCTTTACGCAACGTCTTTGGTTTTTTAAATTTCTTTCAGCGGATTTTAACAAATGATTTATTAAAGTCGTGCGAAGCTCGTCCAATTCGGCATTTATAGGATTTGCTATTTTTTGTTCGCAAAGTTCAAAACCAAGCTCGGCAAGCTCTTTGCCACTATCAAATATATAATGTACGCTTTCAAAAAAGCCCACGCTTGCCGCTTTCTGGCGTAAATTTAGCGCATTTTTATAGCGAGTGTAGGCCGGATTTATGCGACTGGCTTCTAAAAATAGCAGCGCTTTTGCTTTTATTTGGTCTATACCTATTATGCGTACGACCTCTTCGCATATGTCTTGAATATTTACTATATCATGTCTAAAATTAGGCACGCGCACACTCATGGACTCAGCCTCTGTGCTAAAATCTATCTCAAAGCCTAGCTTTTTAAGTATCCTTATGACTTCGTTTTTGCTGACTTCTTGCCCTATTATGGCTTCAATTTCAGCAAGGCTTACATGCACGCTTTTTTGATCCGGCACTTTTATGCTTTGTTGCGCTCCAGCATAAACCATGGCTCCACGGTCATGGATAAAATTTAAAAGCATATCAAGCCCTAAAGATAGCTCAGGCTCGCTACCACGGCTAGAGCGATATAACTCGTCGGTTTTTTGTTTAGAACTCTGGGCTATGCGTGAGGTTAGATCTGGGTCTTGATAGCTGGCTTGTATTATGATTGTATTTGAGTTATCGTCTGCTAGGCACTCTTTGGTTTTATATATGCCTACTGTGCCTAAATTTACCCCGTGTGCTAGTATCGAGGTAGCGCCATTTGCTTCTAATTTTAGCTCAATGCTTGCCTTTTCGTCGCTGGTGGCTAGCTTAGAATAATCATAAGCGCAAAGCAGTACACCTGTTTGATAGGTAAAGTATTCACAAAGCTGCTCTGGCGCGCTTTTTGCCTCTGTGCCTATTAGGGCAAGCCTAAGGCGCATTAATAGTGGTAGAGAAAGAGGCTTTGGTAGCTCAAATGCACGGTAAGATAGCGAAGCCTGAGAGCTTTCTGCGCCTTTTAGAGATAAAATTCGTCCTATGCCTAGCCCATTTTCAGGCTCTTTTAGCCCCTGTATCTCTTTTAATCCCACGTCAAAAGCTGCGCTTAAATCCCTGGCTATGCCATGTAGGCTCTGGCAGTCGCCTCTATTTGGGGTTATATCTACTTCGATGACGTCGTCATTTAGGGCGGCAAAATCGCAAAGGCTCTTGCCTAAAACAAGCTCTCCTATGCTATCATCAAGTGGCAAAATGCCGTCATTTAGTTTAGGTAATCCAAGCTCAGCAGCCGAGCATATCATACCGCAGCTCTCTATTCCACGCAGCTTTGCACGCTTTATTTCAAGCCCATTTGGCATGAGTGTGCCGATGGTGGCTACTGGTACGTATTGCCCTGCGGCTACGTTTGGTGCACCACAGACTATTTGCAGTACTTCGCTGCCTATATCTACTTCGCAGACGTTTAGCTTGTCTGCGTCAGGGTGCTTTTCTACATTTTTGACAAATCCAACCACTACGCCTTTTGGCATAGCAAGCTTTGTATGGCTGTCGACTTCGAGTCCTATTGAGTTTAGTTTTTTTACTAACTCGTCGGCACTAAATGCCAAAATATCTATAAATTCATTAATCCACTGCTTTAAAGTAATCATCTAAACTGCTCCAAAAGTCGTAAATCTCCCTCAAAAAGCGAACGCAAA belongs to Campylobacter sp. 19-13652 and includes:
- the aroA gene encoding 3-phosphoshikimate 1-carboxyvinyltransferase; this encodes MIVKPLKKPFSAELSQIASDKSISHRCAIFSLLCNKASRIKNYLSAEDTLNTLNIIIALGAKVEVHENGALRELKLGDSLKLKGLYINELIITPPEQIKEPACVLECGNSGTAMRLFLGLLSACKGHFILSGDEFLNTRPMKRVSAPLTQVGAKIDGRDDGERAPISIRGDKLKYFKFKSQISSAQVKTALILAGLLSEGCEFSESELSRDHTEKMLLGMQAPIKIKENSEIAVSPLKTALKPLEIEVPNDPSSAFFYAVAAAIIPDAKIVLKNMLLNKTRIEAYKVLEKMGAKIKFVQTSTKYESIGDIEVAYAPLKAVKVSENISWLIDEAPALAIAFACADGTSELTNAKELRVKESDRIAVSVAGLRACGIEASELEDGFMVTGGRPKQSIIDSHGDHRIAMSFAILGLLCGMEIKKSEFIATSFPNFSEILRDLGASVED
- the pheT gene encoding phenylalanine--tRNA ligase subunit beta, with translation MITLKQWINEFIDILAFSADELVKKLNSIGLEVDSHTKLAMPKGVVVGFVKNVEKHPDADKLNVCEVDIGSEVLQIVCGAPNVAAGQYVPVATIGTLMPNGLEIKRAKLRGIESCGMICSAAELGLPKLNDGILPLDDSIGELVLGKSLCDFAALNDDVIEVDITPNRGDCQSLHGIARDLSAAFDVGLKEIQGLKEPENGLGIGRILSLKGAESSQASLSYRAFELPKPLSLPLLMRLRLALIGTEAKSAPEQLCEYFTYQTGVLLCAYDYSKLATSDEKASIELKLEANGATSILAHGVNLGTVGIYKTKECLADDNSNTIIIQASYQDPDLTSRIAQSSKQKTDELYRSSRGSEPELSLGLDMLLNFIHDRGAMVYAGAQQSIKVPDQKSVHVSLAEIEAIIGQEVSKNEVIRILKKLGFEIDFSTEAESMSVRVPNFRHDIVNIQDICEEVVRIIGIDQIKAKALLFLEASRINPAYTRYKNALNLRQKAASVGFFESVHYIFDSGKELAELGFELCEQKIANPINAELDELRTTLINHLLKSAERNLKNQRRCVKLFELGSVFSQKGEQREKIGFIASGQINEAGLVSGAKPAEFDLFGFANSLQTVIGEIELKPSKEYGFLSPYEQAYIHQNGECVGYLGRINMAVETKRDLERTYVAEIDFDALKFDKKLAKPYSKFPSISRDLSLVIPKNLEFSRVTECIKSLKIPDLKEFNIVDIYSDEKLGDNNSVSVKFTFQNNERTLLDEEVAELMDKILSSLNSELGIGIR
- a CDS encoding 4-hydroxy-3-methylbut-2-enyl diphosphate reductase — translated: MKIELASSYGFCFGVKRAIKIAENTPGGSTIGPLIHNNEEINRLKENFNVKTLQNISELSNEKQAIIRTHGITKGDLAKLKSTGIDVIDATCPFVTKPQQICEQMSDEGYTIVIFGDENHPEVKGVKSYAKDGKVHVVQETSELDGLKLGQKVALVSQTTKKVDKFMQIASNLMLRVKEVRVFNTICNATFENQEAVAELSKRADVMVIIGGKNSSNTKQLYLISKANCTHSYLIESESELDASWFNEKKLCGISAGASTPDWIIQKVIDKIKTF